The following are encoded in a window of Lactobacillus intestinalis genomic DNA:
- a CDS encoding thymidylate synthase yields MAILEQPYLDLLNKIMTTGHDKSDRTKTGTRSLFGAQMRFNLAEGFPILTTKRVPFGLIKSELLWFLRGDTNIKFLLEHNNHIWDEWAFKNWIQSPAYEGPDMTDFGLRVQSEPEFKKIYQAEMKKFDERILNDDDFAQKYGNLGNVYGAQWRHWEKRDGSFIDQIQNVVDQIKTTPDSRRMIVTAWNPEDVPNSALPPCHVMFQFYVVDNKLSVQLYQRSGDMFLGVPFNIASYSLLLHLIARETGLEVGEFVHTLGDAHIYDNHFDQVKELLANKPYDSPQLWLNPDKKNIMDFEMEDIKLIGYHHHQTIKAPVAV; encoded by the coding sequence ATGGCAATTCTAGAACAACCATATTTAGATCTTTTAAATAAAATAATGACTACCGGTCATGATAAAAGTGACCGAACTAAAACAGGTACTCGCAGTTTATTTGGTGCGCAGATGAGGTTTAATCTTGCAGAAGGCTTTCCAATTTTAACTACTAAGCGGGTACCTTTTGGTTTAATTAAGAGTGAATTGCTCTGGTTCTTACGAGGAGATACAAATATTAAATTTTTACTTGAACATAACAACCACATTTGGGACGAGTGGGCTTTTAAAAATTGGATCCAAAGTCCTGCTTATGAGGGTCCGGATATGACAGACTTTGGGTTACGTGTTCAAAGTGAGCCTGAATTTAAAAAGATTTATCAGGCAGAAATGAAAAAGTTTGATGAGCGAATTTTAAACGATGATGATTTTGCGCAAAAATACGGCAACTTGGGTAATGTTTATGGAGCACAATGGCGGCACTGGGAAAAGCGCGATGGTAGTTTTATCGACCAAATTCAAAATGTGGTTGATCAAATTAAAACTACTCCCGACTCAAGAAGAATGATTGTGACTGCATGGAATCCTGAAGATGTGCCAAATAGTGCTCTTCCTCCATGTCATGTAATGTTTCAATTTTATGTGGTTGATAATAAGTTGAGTGTTCAACTTTACCAACGTTCGGGTGATATGTTTTTAGGAGTTCCATTTAATATTGCAAGCTACTCATTGCTTTTACATTTGATTGCGCGCGAAACTGGTCTCGAAGTGGGCGAATTTGTTCATACTTTGGGGGATGCACACATTTATGATAATCACTTTGATCAAGTAAAAGAGCTTCTAGCTAATAAACCATACGATTCTCCTCAATTATGGTTAAATCCAGATAAGAAAAATATCATGGACTTTGAAATGGAAGATATTAAATTAATTGGTTATCACCATCATCAAACTATCAAGGCGCCAGTGGCGGTATAG
- a CDS encoding dihydrofolate reductase — MIEFVWAEDNKHAIGYKNHLPWHLPADLKHFKNLTMGHPMIMGRKTFTSLPKVLPGRQHLVLTHDQQLIEQYRDDERVTFFTSIDDLKSFVDQNPETCFCAIGGVSIFELLADKVDILEKTLIYEKFKADTFMPEIDYSKFELINKEDHQIDDQNHYPYTYFTYKRKQ; from the coding sequence ATGATTGAATTTGTTTGGGCAGAAGATAATAAGCATGCAATTGGCTATAAAAATCATTTGCCATGGCATTTACCAGCTGATTTAAAGCATTTTAAAAACTTAACGATGGGCCATCCTATGATTATGGGGCGCAAGACTTTTACTAGTTTGCCGAAAGTTCTTCCCGGACGTCAGCATCTTGTGTTAACGCATGATCAACAATTAATTGAGCAATACCGAGATGATGAACGTGTGACTTTCTTTACCTCAATTGATGATTTGAAGTCTTTCGTTGATCAAAATCCAGAAACCTGTTTTTGTGCAATTGGTGGGGTTTCAATTTTTGAACTTCTAGCAGATAAAGTCGACATTTTAGAGAAAACGCTCATTTATGAGAAGTTTAAAGCTGATACTTTTATGCCAGAAATTGATTATTCAAAGTTTGAATTAATTAATAAGGAAGATCATCAAATCGATGATCAAAATCATTATCCATATACCTATTTTACTTACAAACGGAAACAATAA